The window aataaaatttgcaattaCGAATGGATCAGGTTGGTAGGCGGTGGTCCCCATCTTTACTCGTTAAACAAATGTGCGGAAATCAAGGCTGCTTTCTGACGTGGAATTTTATGAATGGATAAAATCGTAGGTAAAGCAccgtatatgtatatgtaccTGGGTACGTACATTTAAACGTGGACGAGAATCATTGGCTAAAAATAACagctgtttttctttttttttgagcCATTCTacgaatatatatatataaaaaggaaaaaagggaaaaaatatCTTAAGGGACGAAAAAGATACATTCGTCTGGGTAAATGGCGATATTTTGGTaggaaaaaattttgttgtgCTTTTTGTTGGCACGTGTGGAATCAATATCTCTGTTTTATGTCATTGTTAATTTCTCATACGCAGGAAACGCGTTCGTCACCGCAAATTCCTGTGGCAGTTAATGTAATTATCACgttaagcatttttttttaaaaaaattaaataaaatcttttaatcTCCTATTAATAAATAGATATTGAAAAGTTTATAACATTATGAATCGAGCAAACGAGTTTCATAAGTTAGAAATAGAAGTGGTCCACACACGCTAATAAAGAAACGTCAAGAcatttctatttttgtttctttctttactttttttttctctttttaaaattacttttgtgcataataatgaaaattccatttcatgcatgtGAAAAAAATTACGTGCGAAAATCGAGCCGATATTCTTTTCAAGcttaaaaatgagtttatTCAAGGAAAAGTAATTGATATTTATCTAGGTGTTATGTTGATAAAATTGAtctattttttagttttagaaaactaacaaattactttttgttgaCTATGGGGTTTCagtgtttaatatttttaattatgtttgtTCTGAGATTACTAAGCTTGTGATATTATTAAGAtttgataatttaatttaatttatttaaaaattttaattaatgcaattatgaaccgaattgattaaattaatcgACCAATggttaaatttgattttcggTTAATTcagttaatttataaattttatttggtttttgttGTGAGCAGTGTCTCTGAACCAATCGGAAGTAAGCCCAGCATAAGAAGGATGGCCCAACCATGTAcaagtaaaatgaaaaatcaataTTATAGCAGGCTTGACTCTGAGCCCAGAAGCCGGGCTTGGACATGCCGGCTGACCATACCCATAAAAGTCTTTTCTGGGCCCATGCCATAGGGAATAGAGCCTCCAAATCTAAACAACACCAAACCACCATGATTCACGACATATGGAACCGACTTGCGTTGTGTGTGTTTCTCACCTTAAGCCCTATACCCAAAATGGAAAACGAAAATGGTTTAGGTGAAAAGCTGAAGAACCTAATGAAGTATGCAAATCCTCAAAGATAAACTAAACTAGCCTTTAGTGTTTTTTCAAAGCTTACGGAGTCAAACTTTCAGGTTGAAGACCGTCTTTCAAATGGCTGTGTCACCCCCCCCGCGTTGCTGCTAAATCATTGgcattaaattaaaaagattaaaaagaatTCAGTCTGCTTGACCCATGTTTTTCTTGGGGGTGTTTCATTCTTCTTGTTTAATCCCACTAGGCTGCTTTATCTTACTAAGAAATCATTTGATTAGCCAGTTAGAACGAGGCTTATGATGTAATCCTTGTCGTCACCCTCACTCTTTCCATTATCAAATTTGCAAATTCTATCCCTAAATCTatgactaaattaattaagcagTAGAATGTAGCTTTTGACCACACAGCAGTTCTTCTCTGCTTGGACTGCCTGATATCATCTTGCAGTATTTTTCTACATTATAATGTGCTTCACGCAAACACACTGTACACAGAATTTGATCAAGGCATATACAAATAAAGCTTTATCTAATACTTGAAAGTGCTTTATTATGATTGTTTCCATATCTGttatattttatgtatattgggttgttttttcttttggtactGAGAGAAGAGGTTTGACCTTAAACTCGTTTTTGAATAAAAGGGTACAACGAATTGAGTTGGATTTGGATTTCGAACCTTGTTTACTTGAACATGTGCACCTAAGCAAAGGAGGGGGTATGGTGGCAAGCACATATGCCTTTCAATGTTAACTTCCATTTCCATTTAAGGTAATGAAAGTTAGGAAGAAGAAACATCAGATAAATGAATGGCTAAGCTCATTTAGCCTTGGAGGAAGTATGGGGTGGTTTGTGAACAGCAATTTAGCAAAAGGGTTGTGTTGGGCATAACCGTAATTGAGAGGAAAAGTGTTTGGTTTCTTGCCTTGCGTGGTTTAATTAAAGTTCCCATCATTACTCTTATCTTATACTGAGGATCAAGATCAAGAGAACAACATGTAACATATGCTGCACCCATCTTAATTTTATTACGCATCTAATTACAACCATATCTCTCTCCACCAGCcatttttgattattttaattaatcaacaattttgttttgcattttaGTTATTGATATACTCTACCTCCTATCAAAACATGGATTCAcatgggtttttttttatgacaTATTGTGGACATTTGATGTTTGGTTTTCTGGTAGTAGTATGAGCAATCTTTGGTGTTGCTTAGGCTATAGCAAGCTCTTGATTAGTATCAATTAATACAATTTGATCTCTATCttgtttttcaattatattttaaaagagaCAAACTCGTTCGTTGATGAATTGATAAAAATCGAAATTCTACGAACAAGTgacttctcttcttgtttgtaaaaaatttcaattagaAAGATTTATCACATGTTTGATATTGAAGaatcaatttcaattcatattgTATATGTTATGCCTTTTATGAGAATCTTCAATtccttttattgaaaaatgaagTGGAAGGATGAATATAAATAaaggtcttttttttttctcttgtatGTAGCACAAAACTTGTACCTTACTTAGGACAATAACCGTCATGTGTTAGAAATTTGGGGGAGGGGGGTGtcataaattttgttttttgtattTGCTAGACTTGGATAAGCACAACAACAACATATGTTCTTACTTATAGTGGAACCCCATCATGAGCAATTGCTTTATTGGTTACGGGTTGGAAAGATCTTGTGCACGTTTTTGGTAATATGGTGAGTGCTGTAGAAATTTGAAAGATACATGACATTGATTCATTGATAACTTTTGGTTGAACTCCATGAAAGTTGTGGCTAGGAGGCTTAGAGAACTTCAAGGATCGCTTTCAAAAGGAAAGCTTCACGCAAgtgaacaaaaaaataaataagaaagaaaaaagggaatgGTGTGTGTGGAAACATATGTCAGTTGGCTTGAAATGGTACTAAAGATTGAGGCTAAAAATGCATCATGAGACCATGGATACCTCTTTTAATTTACTAAGAATGAGAGATCTGAATTAATGTGAATCTGGTGGCCTTTGATCTTATCTCTCTTTTATCTTGTTTTGGGGGGTGCGGGGAAGAAAGCTTACTAACTGTTTTATCTtggagaggaaagaaagaagagaactaaaataattatgcTGTGGTTTACCATTAATTTCCATGAAGCTAATTCCAAGGTCCATCCTAGTGGTGCAATATCAGTAATGGAAGCATGCGTGGAGGGAGCATGGCACTGTGCTGCTGGCCTGGCCTTGAACCTCTTGATTAATGCTGCATTTCGGATGCATCAGCATGTTAAAATTTCTGTAAATATAGTCTATAAACAAGAACCTGTCTCAGATTTTACAAATGTTTGCAGTGATTCCCACCTCAAACCTATAGTGCCTACCCATACAAAACTGTAGCAGGTGATGTACGAAAAATTAAAAGCTACAGAAGGCGCTGTAACTGTTCAACATTAAGCTAGAATTTCCACATTAAATGAACTATAGGTTGAGGCCCTGGAATTAGGTGCATGTATAGCAAGGGTCACCCCCTTTACAGTTAAGGCTAACCCAAGCTtacccttttattttttttctcctccaaaatgaatattttgaaGGTTAGGAATCTAAAGCCATCCTAGTGAcatttcttcttaatttcCTTCCCTGATCTCCTTCCAtattctctctttcctttttaattttccagGGGATAAACCAATATTGATGTAAATATCTCTTACAAATTCTTAGtcatgaaaaagaaaacaaaaggtcGTGTGGGGTAGGAAGACTTTTCCTCCTGTTGACCAGCGCAAGAGAATCACATTTCACATGCACAGAAACCCCACCTCCCCCCCTCCCCCCTTATCAAATAGCAGCAGCTGAAGGACCCCTCCCACAGTCTCCTATGAAAAGATACATTGTAACTCTAATACCCAAGGCCATGAAAGGTAGCTTTCCAACAGGTTCCGAATCCTGTACTAATAGCATGGGATGCCACCTGGATCTCCACGTGGCTCTAATCTGGACCCCACATCTTGGCAAAAGTCAGTGGCTGGTGGCCCCCCATGATCAGAAAAGTTTTATTTGGAAGGAAAGGGGAAGGGTAAAAACACTGAACGTGGCTCCAAGACAACTGCCGAGCTCTGTTTGTGGATTCCAGTTGTAGCTGAATTTTAGTCTTTGCTCTCTTTTGCATTTCGCATgatctctttttattaatttcatcgACATAAGTAACCgaagaatgaaaatgatgtaaacaaagaataaaggaaaagggttgtcttcttcttcttctttttttagtgtaaaaatttcaatgaataatcaaaataaacatcTACTCTAACTAATATCTATATAAATaatgcttttaaaaaaaaatacctatATGAAGAATATGGCACATTGTTTAATTTAAGAGGCGTTATAAATTCATAAAGATTAGACTAATGGCATATTAAAATTGGGTTGCttattattttgacataaagaAATTCTTTAATTGTGTATGATTAAATTAATAGCATATACTTAACGCGTTTATAATATAaagagttaattaattaattaattaatgaaaatttacGAGTACTCAAGATTATGTGCAGTAGCAACATGAACATCAGCACATGAAAAAGTGATCAATTTCCGGattcatttaattattattaatttacttttttatttcattttgctaattaaatttaaataatgaaagGAATTAAAAAAGGGCAAGAAGGTAAGTCTGACGTGGAATTTGTTGCATAGGGGCTGTTTCAAGGGTTGCGGCTGTGAGTGCTTGGTGGTGGGAGGTGGAAgcctaaataaataaaaaaatacagataaatatatatatttcaaaggACACGTGTCATCATCCTAACACCACAATCGGATGGGACCACATGGTGGCTTCTTTCATAGGCACGCGGCCTACAAAGATTCCCAGCCGCCAttccctctctctttctctctccacacTATTCCATCACGTGCTTCACCATCTCGTTATCCTCGCACGTGCcacttcctttttcttaatagaaaaattaattattttgtaaagTAAATTGTATGtattatcaatatatattttaattattcacACTTATGTATGGTTGCTGTCACCGTCTGCATAATTTTGCATAgtaaatgtataaaatatattaaataaatatattaagagAAATAATTATACCTTTATCAAAACATACATCAAGTAATACTCGTATGTGAACGGAATTTAATTTACCCGGTCCGTCTTTGTCTcaattttttgattattttaaatttcataaaaattaaaaaaaataaatatttagagACTGAAAGAgtggtaaaagaaaaagttttgtCCTGTTAGACGGACGAAGCAAAAACTTTGTCCGTACAAAAGcaaaccaaaaaacaaaactagGTAATGGAGAGAGTTTGCtattgtactttttttttttcacttaaaaCATGATTAGATTAGATTAGATTAGATGATTGtttgaaccaaaaaaaaaaaggtctcTTAATGGCCAACTTAAACGCGAAAAGGGATGAATAGGATGCTGCCACGTTTCCtaaatctttaatttattgtaattaagcccttttctttttggtaatCTAGAAGCTTAGGGGAGGGTGTGTGGTTCAGGCCCCATGGACAAGGTTTCAATAAAGTAGAAATCACTTGAAGAAGAGTTACATGATGCAAAAAATTCTAATGATAGATAGACATCTTAAGGGAAACAGAAAGTGGAACCAATTATTCATATTTAATCCATtattttaactcattttcctaattaaaaataaaagaaaaataagaagaaaatcaattaagtcaatATCATTGAATGAGATTAAGTAaaaacaaaagcctcaaattacaagtttttttttccttttaccacccccaaataaaaaatggaaagacCTAAAGTAACAAAATACAAACTAATTGATCCAAATTCTATAGCTGTTCTGATATATtattcagtttttttttttaactctaactctctctctctctccctctccctTTTTTACCCTACATGTtgagtttttcaattttttttcctccatttattgtattttgataaatattttttcacaTGTTGAAGTTGAACTGCTGCTGTAAGAAGTAAAAATCCTCAGGGTTGAAGAAATTGTCTGATGCATCATCACCACCATCTAACCAGGGGTTGTTGGTGTTGTTCTGCTCCATGGACTGGAAATCCATGCCATGGTTGTAGTAATTACCGGAGGGACTTATCAGGGAGTCAGAGTAACCGGCTTGGCTAGCTTGGAAGTAGTTATCCGGATTAGGGTTGTTGGAAACCGGGATGTTGCTGTAATAATCGGTGGTCAGGTCGGAAACCGGCGAGACTTGGGTCCCGAAAGAGTCTGATGAGGCTGCGGTGCTTGAATTCTCCGGGGTGTAACTTGGGGTTACTTGTGCACGTCCAAAGTCATTTCCTAGAACCCCATGAGGCAAGACCATTTGCCCCGTGCCGACGTTGGGCGCCGTCGTGGCGGCGGAAGCGGatgtggtggtggtggtggtggtaaCGGAGGTGGAGGAGGTGGCGGTGGctgcagcagcagcagcttGAATTCTTTCAGCTAACCTAGGCATCCAGAGGTAACGCATGGTGTCCTTGAATTGCTTGCTGTTCACGTCACATTTAAGCTGCTTCGCATGCTTCTGGACACGGGTTCTCCAGTAGTTCTTGATCTCATTGTCCGTTCTTCCAGGCAATTGTTGGGCTATTTTGGACCATCTGTAATCGTTcgatagaaaacaaaaatcactataaattatatcggaaaaaaaaacatcatGAAACCGATGGTCGAGAGAGTCAAGGTTAAAGCATTTACCGATTGCCCCATCGAGAGTGAAGCTCAAGGATCAAGAGTTGTTCCTCAAGAGTGATGTTCCCACGTCGAACATCGGGTCGGAGATAATTCAACCATCGTAATCTGCAGCTCTTTCCTGTTCGCTTCAGACCTGTTTCATCCAAAATTCTATTTAGACAcgacaagtttttttttttttggtaaagtTAATTTGGAAAACAAATGTTTGGGGGGGAAGAAAACGAGAGCTCATTTTCTCCCATACTTTTAACTTTCATGATTGAGTTCTCCTATTCGGACATCATCAACCTCACATTCAAAGCCCACAAATTCTCTAAAATATGCTGTAGCTTTTCCATGAAACGTGCagcttttactttttttttcaagttggTATTTTCTTATACCAAACAATCCTCGGGGGGTTCCATTGATCAAACAATtggggagaaaaagaaaagaatcaaCCCCCCCCAGGATTTTTTTTGCTTAGAAaagagagaagggagagagagagaggattaaaagaaggaaaaggaaaggaaaggaaagcaGGAACTTTGCACTTTTGCTTCACGGCGATGGAAGGggactttctttttttccatttcattaaAATCATGAAAGGACATGGAGATGGAAACAAGACCCAAAACAAAGTTTGAATCAACTTGTCAACTTGTTGTACTATGGCAACCTCTCCTTGCCACATGTTCTCTATCACCACCACCAACaacaccaaaaacaaaaataaaaatagaaagataAATAGTAAATATTAGTACTATTATACCTGCGCAACGAGCAAGAGAGTTCCATCGGCCTTCGCCATGAGTAGCAATGTAATTGA is drawn from Theobroma cacao cultivar B97-61/B2 chromosome 4, Criollo_cocoa_genome_V2, whole genome shotgun sequence and contains these coding sequences:
- the LOC18603713 gene encoding transcription factor MYB108 isoform X1 gives rise to the protein MDVKARGCSADVQSEEEMDLRRGPWTVEEDFKLINYIATHGEGRWNSLARCAGLKRTGKSCRLRWLNYLRPDVRRGNITLEEQLLILELHSRWGNRWSKIAQQLPGRTDNEIKNYWRTRVQKHAKQLKCDVNSKQFKDTMRYLWMPRLAERIQAAAAAATATSSTSVTTTTTTTSASAATTAPNVGTGQMVLPHGVLGNDFGRAQVTPSYTPENSSTAASSDSFGTQVSPVSDLTTDYYSNIPVSNNPNPDNYFQASQAGYSDSLISPSGNYYNHGMDFQSMEQNNTNNPWLDGGDDASDNFFNPEDFYFLQQQFNFNM
- the LOC18603713 gene encoding transcription factor MYB108 isoform X2, producing MKVKSLKRTGKSCRLRWLNYLRPDVRRGNITLEEQLLILELHSRWGNRWSKIAQQLPGRTDNEIKNYWRTRVQKHAKQLKCDVNSKQFKDTMRYLWMPRLAERIQAAAAAATATSSTSVTTTTTTTSASAATTAPNVGTGQMVLPHGVLGNDFGRAQVTPSYTPENSSTAASSDSFGTQVSPVSDLTTDYYSNIPVSNNPNPDNYFQASQAGYSDSLISPSGNYYNHGMDFQSMEQNNTNNPWLDGGDDASDNFFNPEDFYFLQQQFNFNM